The following are encoded together in the Aerococcus mictus genome:
- the smpB gene encoding SsrA-binding protein SmpB — protein sequence MTKKKQDNVVATNRKANHDYIIEDTIEAGLVLTGTEIKSIRKGKVNLKDSFARVENGQVWVYGMHVSPFEQGNRFNPDPMRPRKLLLKKREINRLAKHVSQEGYAIIPLRMYIKRGFAKLLIGIGKGKKKYDKRQALKEKDMKRDIKRAMKEKY from the coding sequence GTGACAAAGAAGAAGCAAGACAATGTGGTAGCGACAAATCGCAAAGCGAATCATGATTATATCATTGAAGATACTATTGAAGCTGGTCTTGTCTTAACTGGAACAGAAATTAAATCGATTCGTAAGGGGAAGGTAAACTTAAAGGATTCCTTTGCCCGGGTAGAAAATGGTCAGGTATGGGTCTATGGGATGCATGTGAGTCCCTTTGAACAAGGCAACCGTTTTAACCCGGATCCTATGCGGCCAAGAAAATTATTATTAAAGAAACGTGAAATCAATCGCCTAGCTAAGCATGTTAGCCAAGAAGGTTATGCGATTATCCCACTACGGATGTATATTAAAAGAGGCTTTGCTAAATTACTCATCGGCATTGGTAAAGGGAAGAAAAAATACGATAAGCGCCAAGCCTTAAAAGAAAAAGATATGAAGCGTGACATTAAACGGGCAATGAAAGAAAAATATTAA
- a CDS encoding AraC family transcriptional regulator, with the protein MEREQLVRNRLLQLELHFKSIRYFDRRKDKQLESILLFSDQRPNELIIIYCKEGFLTINSDDKNYIMDNNSYCIINNRAHLKAQDIDAEALEKWYELSIISLVGRNQSFKLSHENIACCQDTHKGIENYLQLIDYEDKKGELEEDEKETILQMLIQMLFTRIYFQQKNLFALKSEFTNEEKIHWLKKYIDNYYTKDISLDHLSNLISMNKYYMIRLFSEAFSASPIDYLIKVRIDKTKQLLKATNFSISHVGKLVGFGSASYFSKMFKRLNGISPSQYRKEHSQDNKENN; encoded by the coding sequence ATGGAACGTGAGCAACTCGTTAGAAACCGTCTTCTTCAACTTGAACTTCATTTTAAAAGTATACGCTACTTTGACCGCAGGAAGGATAAGCAATTAGAATCAATCCTCCTCTTTAGCGATCAAAGACCTAATGAATTAATCATTATTTACTGCAAAGAAGGCTTTCTAACTATAAATTCTGATGATAAAAATTATATTATGGATAATAACAGCTATTGTATTATTAACAACAGAGCCCATTTAAAAGCCCAAGATATCGATGCGGAAGCTTTAGAAAAATGGTATGAATTATCGATCATCAGTCTAGTCGGCCGTAATCAAAGTTTTAAACTATCGCATGAAAACATTGCTTGTTGTCAAGACACTCATAAAGGGATTGAAAATTATTTACAATTAATTGACTACGAAGATAAAAAAGGTGAGCTTGAAGAGGACGAAAAAGAAACCATCTTACAAATGCTGATCCAAATGTTATTTACTCGAATATATTTCCAGCAAAAAAATTTATTCGCCTTAAAAAGTGAATTTACCAATGAGGAAAAAATTCACTGGCTGAAAAAGTATATTGATAACTATTATACCAAGGATATTAGTTTGGACCATCTCAGTAATTTAATCAGTATGAATAAATACTATATGATTCGTCTTTTTTCAGAGGCCTTTTCCGCGTCTCCGATTGATTATTTAATTAAAGTAAGAATAGATAAAACCAAGCAGCTACTGAAGGCCACCAATTTTAGTATCAGTCATGTCGGTAAATTGGTAGGCTTTGGCTCAGCTTCATATTTCTCAAAAATGTTTAAAAGACTAAATGGCATCTCACCTAGTCAATATCGGAAAGAGCATAGCCAAGATAATAAAGAAAACAATTAA
- a CDS encoding histidine phosphatase family protein, protein MSKGVTIYFMRHGQTYLNHYHRIQGWADAPLTEKGKRDAQRSAIGLRDVNFSAVYTSDLQRTVATAEIILKYNYHAGSNLPINKRKAFREQFFGSFEGLEVERIWGKVSDYIENEKQDLLTTNDRVKVEMDTFHELDPTHDAEDFMTFWLRVELGLIDVITAHRETDQNILIVSHGMTIRNMIHELIPEFSLGEPLDNASVSIVRYQDGFYHLEAYNQTDHFALEEKIDDVNKDRERKE, encoded by the coding sequence ATGAGTAAAGGTGTAACAATTTATTTTATGCGTCATGGCCAAACCTACCTCAACCACTATCATCGGATCCAAGGTTGGGCGGATGCGCCTTTAACAGAGAAGGGTAAACGCGATGCCCAAAGGAGCGCCATAGGTTTACGTGATGTTAATTTCTCGGCTGTCTATACCAGTGATTTGCAACGGACTGTAGCCACAGCGGAGATTATTTTAAAATATAATTACCATGCTGGTTCCAACCTTCCAATTAATAAACGTAAAGCCTTTCGGGAACAGTTCTTTGGGAGCTTTGAAGGGCTAGAAGTTGAACGGATCTGGGGAAAAGTCTCTGACTATATCGAGAATGAAAAGCAGGACTTGTTAACTACAAATGACCGTGTGAAGGTAGAAATGGATACTTTCCATGAATTAGATCCCACCCATGATGCCGAGGATTTTATGACATTCTGGCTACGGGTTGAATTAGGCTTGATCGATGTGATTACCGCCCATCGTGAAACTGATCAAAATATTCTGATTGTGAGTCATGGCATGACGATTCGCAATATGATCCATGAATTAATCCCAGAATTTTCTCTAGGTGAACCCTTAGATAATGCTAGTGTATCTATTGTTAGGTATCAAGATGGTTTTTACCATTTGGAAGCCTATAATCAAACTGATCATTTTGCTTTAGAGGAAAAAATTGATGATGTGAATAAGGACCGGGAAAGAAAAGAATAA
- the pyrF gene encoding orotidine-5'-phosphate decarboxylase: protein METLYVALDFKTEAETFDFLKLFEGRQIGVKVGMSQFYMSGPSIIERLCDMGHEVFLDLKCHDIPNTVYLAMLQLSQLPIELVTIHAMGGKEMMRAAVKGVQEGKHQPKVLAITQLTSTNQEMLNNQLQIPGTVAESVEHLTRLALDSGVDGLVSSVQESKMIKEVSKGQLLSLTPGIRLNKNAHDDQERIASPEEARANGADYIVVGRPIIQADDPVRAYEEMKEHWEGK from the coding sequence ATGGAAACATTATATGTGGCGTTGGATTTTAAAACAGAAGCGGAAACTTTTGATTTTTTAAAATTATTTGAAGGCCGCCAAATCGGGGTCAAGGTAGGTATGTCGCAATTTTATATGTCAGGACCAAGTATCATTGAGCGTTTATGTGATATGGGACATGAAGTCTTTCTTGATTTGAAGTGTCATGATATTCCTAATACGGTTTACCTAGCCATGTTACAGCTTAGTCAATTACCGATTGAACTCGTGACCATTCATGCCATGGGTGGTAAAGAAATGATGCGAGCTGCGGTTAAAGGGGTTCAAGAAGGCAAACATCAACCAAAAGTTCTTGCAATCACCCAACTGACCTCAACGAACCAAGAAATGTTAAATAATCAATTACAAATTCCTGGCACTGTCGCTGAATCGGTCGAACATTTGACCCGCTTAGCATTAGACAGTGGCGTGGATGGCCTAGTTTCTTCGGTGCAAGAAAGTAAAATGATTAAGGAAGTTTCCAAAGGGCAATTACTTAGCTTAACACCAGGGATTCGTTTGAATAAGAATGCTCACGATGACCAAGAAAGAATTGCTAGTCCAGAAGAAGCCCGAGCCAACGGTGCTGATTACATTGTAGTGGGCCGTCCGATTATTCAGGCCGACGATCCAGTGAGAGCTTATGAAGAAATGAAAGAACATTGGGAGGGTAAATAG